ATTACTTGGCAATTAATCGTATTTTGTCAATAAATATAATGCTGGACTGCAAGACTGAAACTACAAGTCCCAGAAATCTTGGCGAAATCAAAATGGCGGATTGCCAATGACAGTACTGACACTGGTACACAGAATATTGCGCCTAAAGCCTATTTTATTCCCTCAACATATGGTCTCGACAACATGACACTACTAATTAGAGTATCCAGACAAATTCAGAGGAAATCTCTGCAAAATACCTCACTGTACAGGATTTTCTCGGAGAGTTCAGCTTTACGAAAAGGCCCCGAGTGTACAGATGAGTGTAAATGGTTGTGTGGATCGTCCGAAGAAATTTTGTCGGCAGTGCGTGGACAGGTTGAAGTCAGACAGAACTTCATCAGCGAGGAAGAGGAGAACGCCCTGTTTAAAGAAGTAGAGGCAGGACTTAGGAAAAAGCGGTACGAATTTGACCACTGGGACGACGTAAGTAACCGAAGTGTTTTTACCTGCAGTTAACGCCGCGACCCAGCGTCATTTCATGAAACAAACTCGTGTAACTAAAAACTTTTTACGTGCCATTTCTGGAGTTTTGTTCCAACAAACAAGGTTTTCTTTAAAAACCTTCATGTCTATAATGTCAGTTAAAATAAATCGGTGTGTGCCCATACATACCACGTTTCTTAAAAAACGTTGAACGCCGAAATAACGAATTTGAGCGGGAACAATCTGCGTTAGCCAATAAGAAATATATTTGGGCGTTTTCCTTCCAATCACGTTTTTGGGCGGGGCTACTTGATTAAAGTGTTTGGCTATTTGAATCTAAATTGTACTGAAGttttttttgaatattatttacatgATAAATAATACGATCGACGTACTTATTAGCAGTATAAAGTGGGTAATGAACATAAATGAAATTACTATTTGAACTTTTacatcatattttaaagaataatttaCATTGTTGTGTTTGCAGGCCTATTATTCATTAACATTAACCAAACTAAAGTatgaaaactaaaaacatttagtaataaTGAGACCTTACTGAAGTGTACTTTAAAATCCTTTTGCAAATTACTTGAAAATTTGTGTTGTGCATACAGAAGGGAAGATCTTATACCTGTTAAATAACTTTTTGTCTATGTTGTGATAtatcgtaataaaaaaaaaaaaatcatactgtcATACGCCTAATAACAACTTTGTGCTAGAacaaaaatttttaaatgtttgtgtataGATTACAATGTCAAAAtaagcctgttcacacatgaaaGAGAAAATGTCAATTAATAATAGCCTTAATTCAATATCTCACCCTTTGCACAAAATCATAGCATTGTTTTCTAAAATTGGCACTTGCCACCACGGCGACTGAAGccctgcacaagacttttggccagcggagaaattaaaatggtcgtgcccaactgagtctggttctctcaaggttttttttcttcactaccattaggtcagtggttctcaaactgtggtacgtgtaccactagtggtacgcaggctccttctagtggtacgcggaggaatgaaatatgtcatatacatgctacacacatttcaaaatgtatcaaaaatgatgtataaaatgacatatatgacatatagcctctatttctaaggtaatctgccatgttttttttaactgtgcagagttgtagctgctttactggccctactacgctactgtatttcaatactgctcattttggtggtacttggagagataatttttttctgaggtggtacttgatgaaaaaagtttgagaaccactgcattaggtgaagttttttttccctctccgctgtcgccactggctcgcatggctcaggattggtagagctacttatcgatgaatttgctcttcagtgtttgaactctcagtaatgattaaatcacactgaactgagctaaactgaactgaacttaaacactaaaaaactgaactacactgttccagttactatgaccatttatgtgaagctgctttgacacaatctacattgtaaaagcgctatacaaataaagctgaattgaattgaattgaactttgaaaccAATGTTCAGAGGTTTACACTTTCAGGTGCCCAAAAGTGCCATCGTTGTGTAAAAAATCATcttaaatatacattaaatgGAACTTCTATTAATAAGCATGacttgatttaaaatatttttattaataattttgtaaagaatatttgttcttttttctgtttattttttgcaattaattCATGTTAATTACTTTCACGTTATCCGAGTTCACAGAAGCTCTGACTCTGAAACTACAAACCATATATGTTTGAAAGAAAGTTAGGAATGTGTATTATGTATTAGGCTGTTATTTGCATTAGGGCTGCAGTGCACGATACTGGGAAAAATATTGGATATTCTTGTCGAGTGTTGCAATAACATTAATTCTTATAACACAACTAACTTGCAAAACACAACTTtatcagcaatttatttttaaatatatatatgttgttgCAATTATCATACATACTAAAATAATTTagtattttagtaatttttttctatgccaaataaaactttttaaaaaaaattataccaaggtgcaaacatttagacttTCAAACCTCACAAATGACTGAGAATCTCTTTAGATATTcagattttattatgttttttggcAGTTGTCATTTATCTCTTGTCACCcagcattagtattttttttagctaTACGGTAACCTAACAGCACCTACTGGAACGGTGGTGATAAAGAGAGTaaaagctcctgattggtcagatttgtaTAATAACCTATTGATTAACAACCCATTTTGGGTAGCACACAAATGcttggcacaaaaaaaaaaacttaatttattgCACTTCACTGCAATATGGATATTCCATATTGCATCCCTAATTTGCATCACTATTTTCCCCCAACTCAGGCCATCCACGGCTACAGGGAAACAGAGCGTCTGCAATGGGGAGCTGCGTCAGAAAACATCTTAAGGCGAGTAAGAACAGTCGCGTTTCCTGAAGGCAGTCCACTGCTTGGGCCTGTTCATGTTCTGGACTTGGACAAAAAGGGCTACATCAAACCCCATATCGACAGTGTGAAGGTCTGTCTCTCAGATATTTGTGTACCACTGGTGTTCTTCATACCTACATGTTCATCATTCCATGTCATTTGTCCTGTCAGTTCTGTGGAAGCACCATTGCAGGGCTGAGCTTGTTGTCCGATAGTATAATGCGACTGGTCCCGGAAAACAATACCACAGATCGGGTGGATTTGCTTCTAAGTCGGCGCTCACTTTATATATTACggtaaatatttacatatttattatccCCACCCCCCAAAATTTCTCAAGTTATAAGAGAACTAAATAAAATTTCTGTTATCATAGAATATGAAGTAATTTTACCTCTAAAACACTACTACTTTAAATCAACAGGGATGATGCACGATTTAAATTCACCCATGAAATCTTAAAAGATGAAGAGTCCTTTTTCTCTGGACAGAAGGTTCCACGTCATCGCCGCATCTCTGTGATATGCCGAAACCTGCCCATGTAAAACAACTGAGGCTGGACTGATCATAGCACCTGTCTTGAAAACCAAATAGACCTCTGTTGATTCAATTTTCAGTCTGATGTATTTTTCCTTGAATAACCACAAAAAAGAGACTATTTGGGGGGAACTAAAGCCTCTGGAGAATTTATGAAGGGAATAGATCAGATTCATGTAATTTATCATATAAATGGAGTATGAAAAAAGATGAGACCAGTCAACTGCTTCTATGTACAATGTCAATTTTTGTATCCATTATTAACTTTCCTctcaaataataaatcattattgcATAGAGAGcatcaaatttcaaataaaaacaaataggtaTTTATTTCAGAACAGATTTAACATACTACGAAGGGCAAGCGCCAGCAAAATGTGGTaccttttacagtttttttttttaaaatcagcaCAATGTTAagccagttaaaaaaaaaatctatgagaACAAATGAGTGTGTAATAAAAGCCACATCTTCACATTTTCTGAGTCcttatttaatttctttcttgGAAAAACATTAACCAGCTTCTCATTAAGATGCATAAATGTGAAATTTACAAACACACATTTCCCatatctacaatatacaaaaacTCACTGTGCTATCTTTCTTTGCAACGTTTCTTTGTCATTTTACTCTTGACCTCCGGTATTCTCAGCTTTAACTCAATGAGCAGCAGTTTAATGACTACTGTAAATAAACACTGGACTGTTAAAAGCAAAATGACAGCAAAACAAAGAAGGTGTTCACCAAAATGAGCTGCATTCCTGAAGGCGAGGCTGCTGGTGATGGATGCTCAGAGTTTCACTCAGTGAGGTAGAAGTGCATCTTGTCATTGATGTTCTTCCTCTCTGGATTGAGCCTCTTTAAGATCTGCGCGAGCACATTGACCGTCTGCTCGCTGCTGAGGCCTGTGCGTTTAGTCTGGAACTTCTTCAGCAGGTCTTTAGTGGTCATGGGCTTTCTGATGAGATACCTGCGCACCGCATCCTCTGTCAGCAGCACATCACTAAAGGGGAGAGAGAAAaggattttatttacaatattgaaATAATCAAGAGTTAAAATGGTCAGTAACTCTGGCAGTGCTTTTGAAAATTTGAAAGGAAAAAGTTGGTGTAATGTGTTGCTACATTAAGTAGGTCTAATACACAGTGACATACTGTTAAAGACTTGATATAATTGAAGCTAAGTATTTCATTCTTTGCTTTTTCCATTCAGCAATATACTCAGCAAAACATTTCCAACATTGCTGGGAGTAGCAATTGGATGTGTAAATATAGTCATAGCAATGTAACTCTGACCCTCCAATCAGCTCACATTTATTTAGTCCCTTACAAAAGTTATTGGTTAAACGGAAGCAGCTTTACAGTGCTGACTGTGAAATAAATGTGTCAgtaactatgtttccatccactttttttttttatttatacgcATATCCAACatgcacataaaataaaaaacgtaaaaaacgcCAAAAATAAAAAACGCCAAGATAAGAAGTTAaagagttaaataaaaataactttttattcgataagaaaaaatgCGTATAAAGACTTTCACTAAACAAATTttagtatgcgcattaaaaaaagtcattgaTTTTGATTATGTGATGATAAAAGATGTGTGTGAGTCGACAAACCAGCAGGcttagcacactgtaaaacatgaaatgttattttggtcaGTCTGAAACACCCTAACCaattcagtattagtgttattatattacctccagaactgctAAGAGTGTCTGTGCTGTGCGTTAACTGCGTGTCAGCAtcatcttctgaggcacaagtcatttatttaattaagtaaaagattcacacagcttctcatACCTCAGGAAATTAAGTTccttttacttttgatatttgacgccagttaattaggaagtgacaattttgatttgtttgacttgttggatggaaactttgctttatgcacaaaactagaatatcgcataaaaggTGTGCGAataaagttaattcacatttttggaaggaaacatagctagtgttgctggtttactttagtttttactgaaGCTGCTCTGAAATGTGCTAGCCGAAGAGATGTTTTCTAGAAAGTTCATTTGGCAAGCTGTTTCAAACACTTGAAACAACCTCATTCTGATTTTGTTGAATATATCATGCCACTTCACAGTCTTTAATTCTGCACTCCATGGCTTAATGCAAGTATAACCAAGTAAAATTCTCAGAGATGGAAGGATAGAATAAACATTTGAAAGCTAAAGGCCTGTGCAAACCGTACAATTCTCACTCATGCTTACCGCTGATGTGTAACATTTCATGACTAAACAAATGGTCACCAATGTGAGCGTGCCCACAATTTCACAAAACGGCAGAATTAAAGtgtcatatataaaaataaaatgtactcttgctcttttttttgttgttgttttatgcgTCACATTAGAATGAGTAAACCGATAGGAAGCTACTTATGTCTGGAGATGCTATAGCTACTGGAAACACCACTAGGttatatgcagaagtatgcaaAAGGactcttatttttttatgtatgctgTTACAATTATTGcagcatttaaggtctgttttctttaaaaaccaACGATCTCCACTGCCTGAGtgatatacaatatataaataggtctcagaatgtacaagcactgcataaatgacatttttccccaccatgtctttaaaatatgaacgtTTATTTTGgagcttctgcactagcctgcttaTCCTTATGGGCGCGTATGTGTAAAAGGCTTTGCATATCAacgctgaagtctatttaactgattttatttttattactttacaacatcaatgctgtaaaagaaaccaaAACTGAAAAAAGTCAAATCAATTATTCACTataagtttatcagtatggggaggaacactagctgtgcatatatcgCTAGAAGGCAAGTTGAATGTGGAGCACGGCTGTGCagttaatcgaaaatccgatttcgatttcaattttggcttctaacaattatgaaaaaccattaatcgggATAAgcaattattgcatcatatagcGCCACCTTTTGTTGCTTGACCGCATGTTTCTGTGCGTGTGATTCTGTTCAGTCAGAAGCATgtggtcagcattcggtctcattcgcccACTGAGACGTGCAGAGCGCACACACCttaagtcatcttaatgtgagcgtttaatggtcaaataggtgtcaaaacgtggtgttcagtaattattcatattaaccgtcatttgtgtaataaacaaacgagttgaaaatcaaaagacacgtgaaagagaaaccattaaagtgaccgtGCGCAATATCCCTGATGCcacctgtttttatgattattaatcaaacaaaaggAGAAGCTTAAGTGTTTAGCttaaaagtgtttttcttacggtgaagatgcttaaatcacagtttatttcatatttttatactattgtatttatttcgctttcctttgcagggtggaaaagaactatatatatatatatatatatatagttgcagattcaaaaaaatatatagcttaagggggctaatattattgaccttaaaattggtttcaaaaaatttaaacctacttttattctagccaaaataaaacaaataagcctctccagaagaaaaaatattagaggaaatactgttaaaattccttgctcttttaaacatcttttgggaaatataaaataaaaaaaaatctcaggagcggtAATAATTTAGAATTCAAc
This portion of the Danio rerio strain Tuebingen ecotype United States chromosome 3, GRCz12tu, whole genome shotgun sequence genome encodes:
- the alkbh7 gene encoding alpha-ketoglutarate-dependent dioxygenase alkB homolog 7, mitochondrial isoform X1 — its product is MDIPYCIPNLHHYFPPTQAIHGYRETERLQWGAASENILRRVRTVAFPEGSPLLGPVHVLDLDKKGYIKPHIDSVKFCGSTIAGLSLLSDSIMRLVPENNTTDRVDLLLSRRSLYILRDDARFKFTHEILKDEESFFSGQKVPRHRRISVICRNLPM
- the alkbh7 gene encoding alpha-ketoglutarate-dependent dioxygenase alkB homolog 7, mitochondrial, which codes for MTLLIRVSRQIQRKSLQNTSLYRIFSESSALRKGPECTDECKWLCGSSEEILSAVRGQVEVRQNFISEEEENALFKEVEAGLRKKRYEFDHWDDAIHGYRETERLQWGAASENILRRVRTVAFPEGSPLLGPVHVLDLDKKGYIKPHIDSVKFCGSTIAGLSLLSDSIMRLVPENNTTDRVDLLLSRRSLYILRDDARFKFTHEILKDEESFFSGQKVPRHRRISVICRNLPM